GTGCTGGGGACGGCCAACAGGGCGACAGTAGCGAGTGCCACGAAAACAGGAAGTGTTTTCAGGCGCATAAGTTCGATGGTGCGGTACATTCGTTGATTCCGGGAAAATGCATTGGCCGCTCAGTACATGTAATGAAGCATGACTGACAGGACGAGTAAAAAGAGAATGCTCAGCGGCGTGCCGGCCTTGACGAAATCAAGACTTGTATAGCTGCCGGGCCCCATGTACAGGGCGTTCACCTGGTGGGTGGGCAGCAGGAACGAGTTCGATGCGGCCATGCCCACCACGAGCGCCGCCAAGCGCGGATCGGCGCCTACGCCATGCGCCATGCCGATGACCAGGGGGACGAGCAGAACGGTGGCGCCAACGTTGGAAACAACCAGCGTGAATGCCGTTGTGATGAGCCCGACGATGAAATAGAAAACGAGCGGCGTCGGTGCGCCCACGAGGTTCAGCAGATGGAAGGCGAGCCATTCCGCCGCACCGGTCTGCTGCATGGCCACACCCAGGGGAATGAGGCCGGCCAGCAAAAAGACGGTGCGCCAGTCCACGCCGCGATAGG
The Oceanidesulfovibrio indonesiensis DNA segment above includes these coding regions:
- a CDS encoding SLC13 family permease: YRGVDWRTVFLLAGLIPLGVAMQQTGAAEWLAFHLLNLVGAPTPLVFYFIVGLITTAFTLVVSNVGATVLLVPLVIGMAHGVGADPRLAALVVGMAASNSFLLPTHQVNALYMGPGSYTSLDFVKAGTPLSILFLLVLSVMLHYMY